DNA sequence from the Selenomonas timonae genome:
GGAATCGGCTGCTCCGTGCGGCAGACGAGGATATCCGGTTGGATGCCGATCGCGCGCAGCTCCTTGACGCTGTGCTGCGTCGGCTTCGTCTTCAGCTCGCCCGCCGCCCCGATGTAGGGCAGCAAGGTCACATGGATATAGAGTGCGTCGTTCTTGCCGACTTCCTTCTTAACCTGGCGAATCGCCTCGAGGAACGGCAGGCTCTCGATATCGCCGACCGTCCCGCCGATCTCCGTGATGACCACGTCGGCGTTGTCCGCCTTTGCCACATCGTAGACGCGCTGCTTGATCTCGTTCGTGATATGCGGAATGACCTGCACCGTCGAGCCGAGATAGTCGCCGTGGCGCTCCTTGTTAAGGACGGTCGAGTAGACCTTGCCTGTCGTGATATTCGAACGCTTTGTGAGGTTAATGTCGATGAAGCGCTCATAGTGCCCGAGATCGAGATCCGTCTCCGCCCCGTCGTCGGTGACGAACACCTCGCCGTGCTGATAGGGGCTCATCGTGCCGGGGTCAATATTGATGTAGGGGTCGAATTTCTGAATCGTGACCTTCAGCCCGCGATTCTTGAGCAACCGACCGAGCGATGCCGCCGTAATGCCCTTGCCGAGCGATGAGACCACTCCACCCGTGACGAAAATATACTTTGCCATGCCGTTCCTCCGCACTCCTTACATCAGTTCTGAATGCTCTCGAGCTTCTTCTTGCGCGCTGTCTCCTTCGTAATCGCCGTCTTTGCCGTAGCGGAGGAGGCGCGGGACGAGGAGCGCTTGACCTCAGGCGGAACCCACTCCGTCAGCCCCCATTTGCTCTCGCCCTCATAGTGAAAGCGGCTGTCCATGTTCATCATCGTGTAG
Encoded proteins:
- the rpoE gene encoding DNA-directed RNA polymerase subunit delta, which codes for MDFEHMSEVDAAYHILAKKGTPVHYKELITEVIEATHKPVQSLAMAISEIYTMMNMDSRFHYEGESKWGLTEWVPPEVKRSSSRASSATAKTAITKETARKKKLESIQN